The Aspergillus luchuensis IFO 4308 DNA, chromosome 6, nearly complete sequence genome segment GCTTCTCTTATagatcttttcttcccccatACCAGGGAAACATGCCTCCCCAACATGACGTTTGCACACAATATCAAATTCGCTATACTTGCGACCACAGTCTCAATAGCGAATTTGTCAAGTGCCCTGAACACGCAAAGAAGGAGGACCTCAGGTGTCCTTCCGGACGATGGGGAGTACCGGAAAGCCAAGAAAGTCGCTCATAAGTGCCGGCATTGTCTGTATAGCGGCTGATTCAAACCGAGCAAGGTAGCCAACAAAACCCTTATACAGCATTATAAAGCTAAAAGTCGCATGTTAATTAGGGGGCTGCAGTCAGCCAAAGAGTACGTGTTGGATGTTTGGTATGCGTCGACAGTTTCGTgtagaaagagagggaggagtgtAGTGAGTGCGAGACCAGATATTTCTGCACATTGATGATacccaccatcctccaaagCACCTACGATAATTccagaacatcatgaaaACAATATGCCTATCCTGCCGAGTCAGTAAGATGTAAAAGTACTAGGCTAGTCAATACCTTGTCGATCAGACAGAGTAGGCAGAACTATATTATCCAGGTATTGACGGTCCTTTTATGTTCCTTCCAACAAAGTCAGTCCTTCGACATGCCATGACATGCTCCTGGATATGTATGCCTCAGCATGTCCACCGATGTCTTTCTCCGTAGTCACATAATCGTAGGCGCATCGGTGGTTCATTGGCTGATAGGAGTCGTGATTCAGATTAAGAAGCTCTCTGCACAAGGTCCTTTGTCTACGTTGGACAGAAAAGAGTTGCACACTCAACAATCATCATTCCCATcataaaactatatttatctcATCGATCAATCCATAAAAGTTGACCCGAAACGCCCACGATGCGAGAGGGGAGCTGATCCAGAAACAGCCAACGAGTCTATCATCATGAGGTGAACAAGCAGAGAGGTATAATGTCCTTGAAAAGGacagaaacaaaagaaggaGCAGAGGCAAAACAGATACAGAGAAAGCATAAGCATGCCGAGAGTCTACTGCGTCGCACACTGAGCAGTTGTCTCAccctcatcgtcatcctcccaGGCAGAACCCCCTTCGGGGTCATGCGCCCCAAAGTCATCCAGGTTGCCCTTGGGGTCGAATTCCACCTCGTCCACGGTGTCAGCCTGAATGGGGGGTTCCGGCTTGGGCAACAGTTCCTTGAGCTGCTCCAGAACAGCAGGGCTGGGCTTCCATTGCCCGTCGGGGAACTTGATGTTGACGACCAGGTACAGGTCGCCGCGAGCATCGCTGCGCTTGATGGGCATACCCTCACCAGGAACCTTCAGGACCTGGCCTGGGTAGAGAACCTCACCGGGGGTCTTGGGGTGCTGGATTTCGATTCCGCGACCGTCAAGGTGCTTGACCACCACCCGGGAGAAGCCCGTCAGGGCCTCGGCCAGCGTAACATCAATTGTTGCTGTCAGGTCGGCAGCAGCCCTCCGGAAAGTTTcatgctcctcttccacgaTGTGGAAAACGATATCTCCAGGTTCCTGACCCGGCACCTGGTCGGCCTCGCCCTCGAGGATGATCTTGTCTCCTTCCCTAACACAGAGTTAGTGATTACACTACAGACAGTGCCACATATAGCAGACTCACCTCGCCCCGCGAGGGATGTAGATCTCCAGCATTTTCTTGGCCTCGGtggtcttcttgcccttgcaCTTCTTGCACTTATCCTTGTCGACAAAGTAGTCACCCGCTCCGTTACAGGTAGGGCAGGGCACCATAGCCGGAGACAGGAACTGACCCATCGGGCGCAAGATTTGCTTGTAACCTGAGCACATTAGCCCGAAATTCTGCACAGCAAGTTCCAAAGTGTATAAACCTACCTTCACCATCGCAAGTGGAGCACTTTCTGGCCGTCGCCCTCTCCTTACCACCCTTGCCCTGGCAATGAGAGCAAATCACGTTCTTCGTACTAGCAAACTTGACTGTCTTGCCCTTGTACAGATCCTCCAGGCGAACCTCATACTTCTGCTCCTCATCCGGGCTCTTGCGCGGCTTACGCGCATGCGGTCCACCGGGCATGCCGCCCATGCCGCCCATACCTCCCATACCACCGAACATCTGCGCAAGAATATCATCCAAATCAGGGCCCGCGCCCATACCCGGTTCACCGGAGCCGTTGAAAGCGCCCATTCCGTGGGTATCATAGATTTCACGCTTTTCTTCGTCGTAGAGGATGTCGTAGGCTTCCTGCACGGCCTTGAATCGAacctctgcttcttctctttcggCTTCGGGGACTTTGTCGGGGTGGTTTGCTAGGGCGGCCTATAAGATAAAAGGATATATTAGACTGTGCTTGGACACTGCGACCAATATAGAGAAGCTGCATACCTTGCGATAAGCCTTCCGGACGTCATCCTTGCTGGCACTCTTGTCAATGCCCAAGACCTCTATGATCCATCACATTATAATTAGTCGCTGGTGCTAGTGTAGGCTTTTCGCATTTTTCTAAGCAAAGAATAAGAGTagacaatatatatataccgtAGAGGTCAACGTCCGCTTTCGACACTAAACCAGACCAAATCAGTCAGCATACTGGAACCTCAAGCTAGTAATGTCTGATTTTTAAGCGATAGCGGGAACACATACTGATAGTAGGAAGTAAAGAGTAAGATCCCCAACGAACACGAGCGACGAATAAAGGGTATCAAAAATGACAGTATAAACAACAAGCAAAATTAGAAAAGAGCAAAGTCTAAAGCCAGCAAAGCCGTGTGTTTCTGGCGACCAAGTAAAtagagggggagagagaaaagagagagagcggcTGAGGCagtaaaagtaaaaaggCAAAGCAATCGCGATAAAAGCAGCGCCcgataattatttattgcCGCCCGGGATCCACCAATCATATAACATTTAATTGCGCTTTCCGCCTTTTCTGTCGGGatttatctttctttctccgccATTTATTTTCCCCAGCTTCAGCGCATACTTGTTACTTCTATAGCATTAGCATCGGCAGTTTGATATCTGTCCTGTCACTCGCGATGCTCAGGCGCCCAACAACCCCGACCGTCTGGGCCCGTCGTCCTTGGGTCTGCACTCAATGCCGAGCCCGGTATTCCTCCGTCGCGCCGGCATCGAATCTCCGCGCTGGCAATAACAATACGATcaacaagaagaccaagttgCCTGACTCGCCGGCGAGGACTCGATTCGCACCGTCCCCGACTGGTTATCTTCATTTGGGATCTTTGCGAACGGCCCTGTTCAATTACCTTTTGGCGAAGCGCACCGGGGGACAGTTCTTGCTGCGCATTGAGGATACGGATCAGGTGCGGTGATTAGCTGGCCCAACAGCTGTGGATCAACCTTGGAAGGAGGTAGGGCTAATTGAGGGATTGGCTACAGAAACGTACAATTCCGGATGCTGAGCAGAGGCTTTATGATGACCTTCGGTGGGCTGGATTGCACTGGGATGAAGGTGCGGAGACAATTTGCGTGGAACCGTGCGAGGCTAGTAGATGGCTAACGGGTGATTGCTCTCTACAGGTCCGGTCGTCGGTGGTCCGTACGGTCCTTACAGACAGGTATGATAGAAGGAGACATGCTCATTAGGGCCAATTACTAAGAGAGGCTCTAGTCCGAACGAACCGCCATTTACCGCTCCCACGCGCAGGAGCTGATCGAGAACGGCCACGCCTaccgctgcttctgctctgccGATCGATTGGACGCTTTCGCCAGACATCGCAGCCAAGCTGGACTGCCGGCCGGCTACGATAGGAAATGCGGGGAGGTCTCAGCGGAGGAGTCGGAAGAGAGAGCGGCCAAGGGCGAAGCGCATGTCGTTCGActgaaggtggagggatACCCGATGTTCAATGATCTGGTGTACGGAAAGACAGGCCAGAACCGCTCGCCGAACAAGTTGGATCTGATCGAGCGTGTCTATGATGATCCCATCTTGATCAAGTCCGACGGACACCCGACCTATCATCTGGCGAACGTGGTGGATGATCATCTCATGAAGATCACCCATGTCATTCGAGGAACGGTAAGCTGCGATGGAAGAGATGCCAAAGAAGATGCACAAGCTCACACTCTAATCAGGAATGGATGCCCTCGACCCCCATGCACGTCGCGCTCTACAACGCCTTCAAGTGGACGCCTCCGCAGTTCGGCCACGTACCTCTGCTAGTGGACAAGTCAGGACAGAAGCTCAGCAAGCGCAATGCGGATATCGACCTCAGCTTTTTCAAGGACACCCAGGGCGTCTTTGCCGCAACTCTCGTGAACTTTGCCGCTCTTTTGGGCTGGTCGCACACCCAGAAATCGGACATCTTCAACCTTGAAGAGCTAGAGCAACTCGTTCGTTCCTCTACCTCTCCtttcactcactcactcaaaCCCACTAACACCAAACAGTTCAACCTCAAAATCACCCGCGGCAACACCGTCGTGGCCTTCGAAAAGCTCTGGTTCCTCCAGAAAGCGCACGCCCAACGCTTCGCCGCCACCGACGGCCCCGAATTCACCGAGATGGTGACCAAGGTCTCCGAAGAAGTCGAGAAAACCTACCCAGCGGCGCAACTGTACGTCCCCTCCCTTACTTACCCTatacatacatccacaaAACCAAACAACTAACCACTTACTCACTCACAgcactcccctcctccaatcccGCTCCCTACAAACCTACATcgcccctctcctccgcgccGACGCCAAATCCTACACCAACGCCACAGACTTCATAACCCGCAACTCAACCTTCTTCACCCAATCCCTCACCCGACCCCCTTACACCCCCTcagccacaaccaccacaatccCCTTAACCTCCCTCCACACCGCAAGCTTCGCACTCACCCTCGTGCCGCCCGCACACTGGACACTCGAAACCCACCGCGCAAACATAACCGCTTACGACGGCACCACCCCGGACACCGAAAGCGCAACCCTCACTGCCGAAGAATCCACCAAGGCGCAAAAAGCCGCCGACAAGGCATTCAAGAAGGAACTGTATCACTATCTCCGCTGGGCACTGTCGGCTGGTGCACCGGGTCCCGGGATCCCAGAGACGATGGCTATcttggggagagaggagacggTGAGGAGAGTACAGGAGGCGAAGGAGTTGACGGCGCATCTGGTGCCGGGGCCGACGAGACGGGTTAAGCAGGGGGTGGAGAGTTTGGGTGAGGATCGGTCTTGGATGGGGTCGTTGgctccttcttctgggtCTTCTTAAGTATACCTAGTGGGTGGGTGTAAGGATGGTAGATGGTGTTGTGTTTGAATGTATGAAGTGTATAATAAGTGTAGAATAGGATTACTACTAGAACCATGTTACAGCTTTATATTTCATCTATCATACTATCCTACAACTCGAGCTTATCTTCAAGTAGGCAAAAGTAGgtagaaaagagaaataaatacTATCCATTGCTAGGACATGAAACCATAAAAACTTAGCGGCCAAAGCATAACACAAACCGCGCTGATATCACAACAGAAATTGAGGTAAAAAGGCATGCCACGGACTTATACACGCGTCCATAGAAGACataaaacaaaaagaagaagaaatatcAGAGAGCCACAccaagagaagagaagattcAAAGTCGGTAATCGAGTAATCGAGCGAATTAtcataaaaaagaaatagaggaAGGAGTCGCAGGAGGAACACCAACCCCCGTCTATCCCAGTCCGGGTAGAGgtaaattatttaaacaTAGAGCAAAGGCATGATACAAAAAGACGCCTGGTTTTTCCGCAGtcctttgtttctttttgacGTCAGGGTACGACATGCTGCATTCGGTCGCGGGTTGTCGAGCCCTGCCTATCACGCAGTGAGTGGCAGATTGGTAGAAGTAAGTGGGACGCAAAAGGAATCCAAGGTTGAGCGTCCAGATAAGCCAGAACATAACGCACGTGGTATAATTCCGAATTTTAACAGAAGAAATTAAGATGGTTTGCTGAGCGCAATTGCGCAAGCCGTTGTTGACGCCGTAAAAAGCTCAACAATTATGGCGCGTGTTGGGATAGGGGGTAGTGACAGAAAGAGGGCTTCAGGGTCGTTCGTGAAATCGTCAACGTCGAGTCGTCTCGTAATCACGTTCTTTCAGAGACCCCTGAAAGTCTCGAGTAGGGTCATTAGATCAACGAAAGGCTATCGGAGGCTTCAATACGGCTCCAGGTCGTCCGTCCACTCGGCGTCGCTGACTCGGACCATGTTCCCCATCTGGGGACCTGGCTCATCTGGGCTTACGCTTCGGATGCCTTTGGCTTTCTTGCCTGCAAGGGAGCGGTTCTGGTTCTCCTCAGGATCAGCCAGCCGCTTCCCATGTGCAGCACGAAGCTTCGCATAGTACACGTCGCTAGCGTCTGCTTCGGATTCCGAACCGTCATCGAAAGTCTCCCAGTTCTCTGACCCGGATACTGCGGTCTGCACCGTGGAGTTCGATACTTGTCTCGGCGCTGGCGGTGGGGGCATTTGCTGCAAATATGGGTTTGGCTTGGGGTAGCCTTGCATAGAGGAGCTCAAGGACAGGGACGAAGCTGAAGAGTGGGATGATTGGGAGAATCCAGTGGAGCGTTGAGAGAACGCAGAAGAGCTGACAAAAGAGCGTTGATTACGATCATCATACACGTCCTCTGGGCTGACTGGTCGCACGAATGAATTCGACAAGGCGCTGGCAGATCGTGGTGGCTCAAAGAGGTATGCCGCTCGATCTTCCCTCGACTCACCTCCGGTCAATGCCCGCATCCTCGGCGGGGGTGCACGAGGTGCCGGCATCTTACCGTTCACAGTGCTAGACGAATATGTGCCTGGACCACCCCGACGCGGGGAGTTGTTTCCATGCGGCATATTGCCCAGGGGAACACGAGCTGGAATCTTCGAGGGCGATTTGGCTCCTGCCCTACCAGCAGCAGGTCCAATGGTGTTGtattttgttgttgggtgggCAGTGGGTGTCTTAGAAGCCGAGCGCGGCGGCAAAGGTCCTCGCATGGCACTGCCAGGCCGAGAACTCATGACACTAGCCGGACGAGGAGGTTGTGCTGGGGTAGGACGCTTTGCACTGGTAGGTCCAGGAGTCTTAGAGCGCGGAGGAGGCTTGGCAACAACTGGGGTGAGTTCGTCGAGGTACCGTTCTCCATGGACGAGGAATGGCCGGCCATACTCATCCTCCCACCTCTCCAGCTCTTTGCGCAGATCAGCTTCCACCTTGGGCAGCTCCTTGGCAatcctctttctcatcttctcttctcttagCAGCTTTCCGGGGTCACGTCTCTCGCCCTTGTTTCCACGAGCCATAAGACGGGATGCGTCCTGACTCGAAACGGCGAGCGCTTCCCGCTCTGACAGGAGGCTCTTATGCTTTTCGATGAGTTGCAGAGTCGGGGCGCGCTGTTCCTTCAAGGTCTCTAGTCGCGCGATTTCAGCTTCGTGCGCCTCTAACAGCGCATCGCTGCAAACATCAGAAAAGGCAGGCGTAAAGTCAagcatctcttcttccgagaAGTAAAGGCTATCCCAGAGCTCTTGAAGTCGACACCGAGCATCTTCCACGAACAAGTGCAGGTTCTGTCTCTTCAGCTCATTCAGACGGCTCAACTCATCCTCGAACTCATTGATCGTCCTAAGTCCGCAGCCACGGTTCGCATTCATGAAAGCCTTTCTGTCGGCGTCTTCGACTCCGAAACGTTCCCACAGCGCTTCAACGGCGTTCTTAAGGTCCGTCAGTTTGCGCTCACGGCCTTTCTTCTCGCCCAGGAGCTTCTCGCGCTTGGCCATCAAGTTGGCTAGATCCGACTCATGTAGACCTAACTGTTCTGGCGATTCGCGATAATATTTGACGATGTTGGTGTCTGTCTGGACCTGAGGCGTTCCGAGCTCAGCCCAGAGCTTGATAATCTCTTCAGATGTAGACTGAACAAACTCCAGACGGCGATGGTACTCTTCGTAAACGCGGGTGAATTCGCTGTCTAGTGCAGTGACGTAGGATGGCGAGAGATCGAAGCTGGGTGATATGGTTGAACCAGGAGCTGTCGGGGGAAGCTCAATGGCGATAAAGGTGGGTTCCAGATGCGACGCATACGACTCAAGAGCCTCGACAAGTTCTATGACCAGTCAGCAATGGCGCGCCTTCTGGCGCTCAGGATTAACTTACTCCTGACTTGCTCGAAGCGCTCCTTGTGTAGTTTGCTCAGAGCGTTGTGCTCTTCCCGGAGGAAGCTGAGGCAGCGATTCAGTGGGTAGCTGATGCGCAATTCGTTGTGGTCAAGCTGGTATTGTCCGTTTGCTTTTTCATCCACTAGGGACTTCTCCATATGCTGGATTGCCTCGATGAGGTTCtgtgcctcttcctccatatCTTTTTTCTCACTGTACAAGATCAGCCCTAGTACGTAACAGCATTGCAATGTACGCGAGGCGCATACTTATCGACAAGTTTGAGATGGTTGTTTAGCGTTTCAGACAACGCGCTGAAAAGCTGCTTCACAGTTAGTTGCGAGGGGTGCTGAGAATATCAGAAACAACCGACCTCTGCTTCTCTGGACTCGCGCTCATGGTTGGGAACGCCGATGTCATCAAAGATGCCATGCAATTGGGTGACGATGTTATTGACCTGAGTGGTCAAGTAGCTTGTATCGACGGCCATGGTGTTATGTTTGTTTCCCACGCCCAAGCcaggggggttgttgttgtattgTGGAGCCGATTGGCCTGAATGAGATTTGTTTGAGTGCGCGATCGAAGACAAACTCGCCTTTAAAGGGCGGGGGTCAGCGTCATGTACGCTCGGGAGGCGGCGATGCGCCTGGAGAGATtagaaggaggagctgcgaGTTATCCAAACAGGCAGGATGAACAACGCGAGACTGCGATTGACAGCAAAGCGCCTCACGGGAAGATGAGTGGCATCTGCGAGGACAAGGGACGACCCGCCAGATTTATGACCAGCTCCAGGGGATGCAGGAATATGCAAGGGTgactgggatggaggggatggagacagGCAGCGGTGGATGGAGTAAGAAagacaataacaataatctgggcttctttctccctttgGGGATTCTGCAGCCGCAATCCCGATCTGCTCGCCGCCTTTGTTGCTCTGTTTCCCGCCGCTTTCAGCTGCTACTTCGTCGGCCCGGTAACCGCTGACTCAGCGCCGATCTCCGCCGCGATCTGCCGGGGAGTTTCTCACCGCCCGGAGTCACCTCattccatctatctactaactATCCAGATCTCAGCAACTATCTACTCCACTTCAATCTTTCATCCCAAGAGGATCATCTCTCTTCCTGCTTTCAGCCAAATTACCCCGTGATAATACTCACACCTTCCCCTTACTACCCCCAatctcaccttctcctctacCACCCACCATGCAGGCTGCCCAGCAGTCCTGGGGTAcgtccatccccatccccacccccactccATCTCACAGCCCTCtaaccccaacaccacagAATTCGAAAATGCCGTCACCCTCATAGATCCCCACCGCGACGCGCTCTACCAATACGATGAAGAAACCCACAAAGCACTCAGCGCTCAGCGCCCCTGGTCCAAAGATCCGCACTACTTCAAATCGATCCGTATCTCGGCCGTCGCACTGCTAAAGATGGTAATGCACGCGCGGTCAGGGGGCTCCCTCGAAGTCATGGGTCTAATGCAAGGCTACATCCTCCCCGAAACCTTCGTGGTAACCGATGCCTTCCGTCTGCCCGTCGAGGGAACCGAAACGCGAGTCAACGCGCAAGACGAAGCCAACGAATACATGGTCTCATACCTACAATCATGCCGGGACGCAGGACGGATGGAGAACGCAGTGGGCTGGTACCACAGTCACCCCGGGTACGGATGCTGGTTATCCGGTATTGATGTGACGACGCAGGATATGCAGCAGCTCGGAGGGCCGTttgtggcggtggtggttgatccGGAGAGGACGATTTCGGCAGGGAAGGTGGATATTGGGGCGTTCAGGACGTTCCCAAAGGATTACACCCCGccgaagggggaggggagtggtgctggaggcggggaggatgagtaTCAGACGGTGCCGTTGAACAAAGCGGAGGATTTCGGGGCACATGCGTCGCA includes the following:
- a CDS encoding putative DnaJ domain protein (Mas5) (COG:O;~EggNog:ENOG410PJYM;~InterPro:IPR008971,IPR002939,IPR001623,IPR036869, IPR012724,IPR001305,IPR036410,IPR018253;~PFAM:PF00684,PF00226,PF01556;~go_function: GO:0005524 - ATP binding [Evidence IEA];~go_function: GO:0031072 - heat shock protein binding [Evidence IEA];~go_function: GO:0051082 - unfolded protein binding [Evidence IEA];~go_process: GO:0006457 - protein folding [Evidence IEA];~go_process: GO:0009408 - response to heat [Evidence IEA]); the encoded protein is MSKADVDLYEVLGIDKSASKDDVRKAYRKAALANHPDKVPEAEREEAEVRFKAVQEAYDILYDEEKREIYDTHGMGAFNGSGEPGMGAGPDLDDILAQMFGGMGGMGGMGGMPGGPHARKPRKSPDEEQKYEVRLEDLYKGKTVKFASTKNVICSHCQGKGGKERATARKCSTCDGEGYKQILRPMGQFLSPAMVPCPTCNGAGDYFVDKDKCKKCKGKKTTEAKKMLEIYIPRGAREGDKIILEGEADQVPGQEPGDIVFHIVEEEHETFRRAAADLTATIDVTLAEALTGFSRVVVKHLDGRGIEIQHPKTPGEVLYPGQVLKVPGEGMPIKRSDARGDLYLVVNIKFPDGQWKPSPAVLEQLKELLPKPEPPIQADTVDEVEFDPKGNLDDFGAHDPEGGSAWEDDDEGETTAQCATQ
- the MSE1 gene encoding glutamate--tRNA ligase MSE1 (COG:J;~EggNog:ENOG410PH8U;~InterPro:IPR020058,IPR014729,IPR000924;~PFAM:PF00749;~go_function: GO:0000166 - nucleotide binding [Evidence IEA];~go_function: GO:0004812 - aminoacyl-tRNA ligase activity [Evidence IEA];~go_function: GO:0005524 - ATP binding [Evidence IEA];~go_process: GO:0043039 - tRNA aminoacylation [Evidence IEA]) gives rise to the protein MLRRPTTPTVWARRPWVCTQCRARYSSVAPASNLRAGNNNTINKKTKLPDSPARTRFAPSPTGYLHLGSLRTALFNYLLAKRTGGQFLLRIEDTDQKRTIPDAEQRLYDDLRWAGLHWDEGPVVGGPYGPYRQSERTAIYRSHAQELIENGHAYRCFCSADRLDAFARHRSQAGLPAGYDRKCGEVSAEESEERAAKGEAHVVRLKVEGYPMFNDLVYGKTGQNRSPNKLDLIERVYDDPILIKSDGHPTYHLANVVDDHLMKITHVIRGTVSCDGRDAKEDAQAHTLIRNGCPRPPCTSRSTTPSSGRLRSSATYLC
- a CDS encoding putative microtubule associated protein (Ase1) (BUSCO:EOG092628LW;~COG:D,Z;~EggNog:ENOG410PI9Y;~InterPro:IPR007145;~PFAM:PF03999;~go_function: GO:0008017 - microtubule binding [Evidence IEA];~go_process: GO:0000226 - microtubule cytoskeleton organization [Evidence IEA]); amino-acid sequence: MAVDTSYLTTQVNNIVTQLHGIFDDIGVPNHERESREAELFSALSETLNNHLKLVDNEKKDMEEEAQNLIEAIQHMEKSLVDEKANGQYQLDHNELRISYPLNRCLSFLREEHNALSKLHKERFEQVRKLVEALESYASHLEPTFIAIELPPTAPGSTISPSFDLSPSYVTALDSEFTRVYEEYHRRLEFVQSTSEEIIKLWAELGTPQVQTDTNIVKYYRESPEQLGLHESDLANLMAKREKLLGEKKGRERKLTDLKNAVEALWERFGVEDADRKAFMNANRGCGLRTINEFEDELSRLNELKRQNLHLFVEDARCRLQELWDSLYFSEEEMLDFTPAFSDVCSDALLEAHEAEIARLETLKEQRAPTLQLIEKHKSLLSEREALAVSSQDASRLMARGNKGERRDPGKLLREEKMRKRIAKELPKVEADLRKELERWEDEYGRPFLVHGERYLDELTPVVAKPPPRSKTPGPTSAKRPTPAQPPRPASVMSSRPGSAMRGPLPPRSASKTPTAHPTTKYNTIGPAAGRAGAKSPSKIPARVPLGNMPHGNNSPRRGGPGTYSSSTVNGKMPAPRAPPPRMRALTGGESREDRAAYLFEPPRSASALSNSFVRPVSPEDVYDDRNQRSFVSSSAFSQRSTGFSQSSHSSASSLSLSSSMQGYPKPNPYLQQMPPPPAPRQVSNSTVQTAVSGSENWETFDDGSESEADASDVYYAKLRAAHGKRLADPEENQNRSLAGKKAKGIRSVSPDEPGPQMGNMVRVSDAEWTDDLEPY
- the RRI1 gene encoding Mov34/MPN/PAD-1 family protein (BUSCO:EOG09263RDD;~COG:O;~EggNog:ENOG410PIAJ;~InterPro:IPR037740,IPR037518,IPR040961,IPR000555;~MEROPS:MER0122119;~PFAM:PF18323,PF01398;~go_component: GO:0008180 - COP9 signalosome [Evidence IEA];~go_function: GO:0004222 - metalloendopeptidase activity [Evidence IEA];~go_function: GO:0005515 - protein binding [Evidence IEA];~go_function: GO:0008237 - metallopeptidase activity [Evidence IEA];~go_function: GO:0070122 - isopeptidase activity [Evidence IEA]) codes for the protein MQAAQQSWEFENAVTLIDPHRDALYQYDEETHKALSAQRPWSKDPHYFKSIRISAVALLKMVMHARSGGSLEVMGLMQGYILPETFVVTDAFRLPVEGTETRVNAQDEANEYMVSYLQSCRDAGRMENAVGWYHSHPGYGCWLSGIDVTTQDMQQLGGPFVAVVVDPERTISAGKVDIGAFRTFPKDYTPPKGEGSGAGGGEDEYQTVPLNKAEDFGAHASHYYSLEVSVFKSALDTEILSLLWNKYWVATLSQSPLFTTRDYGSKQMVDLSQKIKRATRGVESSASRGNLAQVKDPQLERVARDGQRIVSEEVKGLLAAEVKMKLFQNIGEGHKTETS